The Channa argus isolate prfri chromosome 14, Channa argus male v1.0, whole genome shotgun sequence genome includes a window with the following:
- the si:dkey-7l6.3 gene encoding zinc finger protein 236 has protein sequence MTSCKAFHSQLTSIMEALTKAAVTEICELVDDSYAVLQLEITRSRKENGALRRKLELIETIIARGQRGNAAMLDVDYEEADGGQLDFTVERTSSTGAGAKPPKAALKRSGWVRALEMTSEVNAETKEDAGSAAAQEPSDQVLIKEEAAKEEVHSNAGTGELLLKEDGTEVQPSEADDSDGPPGTIFSTSADIRPWDPHCNELSEQVEQRGSHSAPGSPGPGRGTESSSSDVVFDLASESDSEVQYAAPSRKPFLLRCGGSPASLLGASELKQGVSLISSLPYDTELDLCSSWSNQGLPSMVPVPHRPYLKPDHHPAHLDKVSDMNAANFSLSLGIGGSRLDPLDLNRYCRDRRFVCSYCGKCFTSSRGLDTHVRVHTGERPYSCAQCGKRFTQSGHLKTHQSVHTGERPFACEHCGKRFAGKQNLRIHQQKHHLSEQGAAPNLNGFNQLFPVPLLACKSKTLILKFVVFFPEVRFGRKKKNNFSCFISNTGSFDTPKDSGCGSITDIAACSEPRWSSVWSFRGSLARFGFLTSGGMSVLWSKGLHEQLSVIMGALTKAAVAEICEVVDEGYAVLQMEITRSHKENEDLKKKLHLIESIVVRGSSGGETATEPEVAQRAETPQQQQQRDGGGGGTAAAAGGDAGVAVLVREELPEVVLIKDEDSDNNDTFEEENQTPADGAMAGAREAVTPTQTQRCTRKRWARNKEDSNHQGYEQPTVKTSKLTAGVQKKNMTVYSVDSPRSEPGCSSRLSNDDMEADDSVGSYPSQMDPDVHLLQECSLVSPTANRQTYFSNSAAIESPNRAEMDLSLTWTKQSSSQMSFPQFQQNENVDDAFGLKLVSVSGQLSESSNSAFEYKDSDVMNFTLYRDQTGRAQLCNEQLSTGTRGKRFICSICNKTYATSQNLDVHMRIHTGERPFTCSQCGKKFTQSAHLKSHLSVHSGERPYACRLCPRSFIVKYSLKLHMKKCHTTVVFIPTIVWGTQHMRTFGISRSTSHHFLVCVDTVYAKWESAFRYEARAVLLCYLPRSGGLGCAAETKTHVAEESMSPAAAFHAQLASIMEVLANTAVAEICELVDSGYSVLQLEISRSRKENEVLRRKLRLMELRVARATALRAATTASGAALLTASGRARAQLAVHHPGNEAKRSRTPGGEVVLSRGPPQEQPPDSGLDTTQLRPSAADSAHLTTTVIKVEDEDESWSQSEQDSFCRVVEGQTTEIEASQPLTKQEAADEGSGSSRSWMSSEVSSTSMSVQNTLNASQRSDTSSYDCLMFEPQLRHGSRPTHNPLSEDPSCSYALNTSVSVTADSGSSSTSFPFTISEASLSVAEHQRPAAFPDNQQRGPLGAEEPPLPPRKEATERQNAFIRRDGWRHQGGVSRAATHSGENSGEKAFVCNCCGKTLACLKNLKTHMRVHTGEKPFVCALCSKRFSDSSNLKRHQSVHTGEKRYGCVHCGKRFAQSGSLKVHMTVHTDCKQFRCSYCGKTFISGSHLRRHITVHGGQKHFASTPP, from the exons ATGACGAGTTGCAAGGCGTTTCACTCTCAGTTGACATCCATCATGGAGGCGCTGACCAAAGCGGCCGTGACGGAGATCTGCGAGCTGGTGGATGACAGCTACGCCGTGTTGCAGCTGGAGATCACCCGGAGCCGCAAGGAGAACGGGGCGCTGAGGAGGAAGCTGGAGCTGATCGAGACCATCATCGCCAGGGGACAGCGGGGAAACGCCGCGATGTTGGATGTCGATTATGAGGAGGCCGACGGGGGGCAGCTGGATTTCACTGTCG AACGCACCTCATCAACTGGAGCGGGTGCCAAACCGCCAAAAGCAGCTCTCAAAAGAAGCGGATGGGTCAGAGCGTTAGAGATGACATCAGAGGTGAACGCTGAAACCAAAGAG GATGCTGGTTCAGCAGCTGCACAGGAGCCAAGTGACCAAGTTTTGATAAAAGAGGAGGCGGCAAAGGAGGAGGTTCACAGCAATGCTGGCACCGGCGAGCTGTTGCTCAAGGAGGATG GGACAGAGGTGCAGCCATCAGAAGCAGATGACAGTGACGGACCCCCTGGGACAATTTTCTCCACCTCAGCAGATATAAGGCCATGGGATCCGCACTGTAATGAACTGTCAGAACAAGTGGAGCAGCGGGGGTCTCACAGTGCACCAGGGTCTCCGGGCCCTGGAAGGGGCACAGAGAGCAGTTCATCGGATGTTGTGTTTGACTTGGCATCAGAGTCGGACTCAGAAGTTCAATATGCAGCGCCGTCAAGGAAGCCGTTCCTCCTCAGGTGTGGGGGAAGCCCAGCATCGCTGCTTGGGGCTTCTGAGCTGAAGCAGGGTGTGTCTCTGATCAGTTCACTTCCCTATGACACAGAGCTGGATCTGTGCTCCTCGTGGTCCAATCAGGGCCTGCCAAGCATGGTGCCTGTGCCTCATCGGCCATACCTCAAACCAGACCACCACCCAGCACACTTGGACAAAGTATCAGACATGAATGCTGCAAACTTCTCCTTGTCACTGGGCATCGGCGGCTCCAGACTGGACCCCCTGGACCTGAACAGGTACTGCAGGGACAGGCGCTTCGTCTGCAGCTACTGCGGCAAATGCTTCACGTCGTCGCGGGGCCTGGACACGCATGTGCGCGTTCACACTGGGGAGCGGCCCTACAGCTGTGCCCAGTGCGGGAAGCGCTTCACGCAGTCGGGGCACCTGAAGACGCACCAGAGCGTCCACACCGGAGAGCGGCCGTTCGCCTGCGAGCACTGTGGGAAAAGATTTGCTGGTAAGCAGAACCTGAGGATCCATCAGCAGAAACACCATCTGTCTGAGCAGGGAGCTGCTCCT AATTTAA ATGGTTTTAATCAGTTATTTCCTGTACCTCTCTTGGCTTGTAAAAGCAAGACTCTTATTTTGaagtttgtagtgttttttccGGAAGTGCGCTTCGGgcggaaaaagaaaaataatttctcctgCTTTATATCGAACACGGGCAGCTTTGATACTCCAAAAGATTCAGGCTGCGGTTCGATCACCGACATCGCCGCGTGTTCTGAGCCCCGCTGGAGCTCCGTGTGGTCCTTTAGGGGGAGCTTGGCCCGGTTTGGTTTCCTGACGAGCGGCGGAATGTCCGTATTATGGAGCAAAGGTCTCCACGAGCAGTTGTCCGTCATCATGGGAGCGCTGACCAAAGCGGCAGTGGCGGAGATCTGCGAGGTGGTGGATGAGGGCTACGCGGTGCTCCAAATGGAGATCACCCGGAGCCACAAGGAGAACGAGGACCTGAAGAAGAAGCTACACCTCATCGAGTCAATCGTGGTCCGGGGGAGTAGTGGGGGCGAGACGGCGACCGAACCGGAGGTCGCGCAGCGAGCGGAAAcaccgcagcagcagcagcagcgggaCGGCGGCGGCGGAGGCACCGCGGCTGCCGCTGGAGGAGACGCAGGAGTTGCTGTGCTGGTGCGGGAGGAG CTTCCAGAGGTGGTGCTGATCAAGGATGAAGACTCAGACAATAATGACACCTTTGAGGAAG aaaacCAAACTCCTGCAGACGGAGCGATGGCTGGGGCCAGAGAGGCCGTCACACCAACTCAGACCCAACGGTGCACAAGGAAACGCTGGGCGAGAAACAAAGAGGACTCGAACCATCAGGGTTATGAGCAGCCCACAGTGAAAACATCCAAACTGACTGCAGGCGTGCAGAAGAAGAATATGACCGTGTACAGTGTGGACTCACCTCGCAGTGAGCCAGGCTGTTCCAGTCGGCTCAGCAACGACGACATGGAGGCCGACGATTCGGTTGGTTCCTACCCCTCACAAATGGATCCAGACGTCCATCTGTTGCAAGAATGTTCACTGGTTTCTCCAACCGCTAACAGACAGACATATTTCAGTAACAGCGCTGCGATCGAGTCTCCTAACAGAGCAGAAATGGATCTCAGTCTCACATGGACCAAACAGTCGAGCAGTCAGATGTCTTTCCCTCAGTttcagcaaaatgaaaatgtggacGATGCATTTGGCCTCAAGCTGGTCAGTGTCTCAGGCCAGCTGTCTGAAAGCAGCAACTCTGCTTTTGAATACAAGGACTCTGACGTGATGAACTTTACCCTCTACAGGGACCAAACAGGTCGGGCTCAGCTCTGTAACGAACAGCTGAGCACCGGTACCCGGGGGAAGCGCTTCATATGCTCCATCTGCAACAAGACATATGCCACGTCTCAGAACCTGGACGTTCACATGCGGATCCACACGGGCGAGAGGCCGTTCACCTGCAGCCAATGCGGCAAGAAGTTCACCCAGTCGGCTCACCTGAAGTCGCACCTGAGTGTACACTCAGGAGAGCGGCCGTACGCCTGCAGACTCTGCCCCAGGAGCTTCATTGTCAAATACAGCCTGAAGTTACACATGAAGAAATGTCACACTACCGTC GTTTTTATACCTACAATAGTTTGGGGAACCCAGCACATGCGCACTTTTGGTATTTCGCGTTCAACCTCGCATCACTTCCTGGTTTGTGTCGACACTGTTTACGCCAAGTGGGAGTCTGCGTTCAGGTACGAGGCGCGTGCGGTTCTGCTGTGTTACCTTCCACGGTCCGGTGGTTTGGGttgtgctgctgaaacaaagacgCACGTGGCGGAGGAAAGCATGTCCCCGGCCGCCGCCTTCCACGCGCAGCTGGCCTCCATCATGGAGGTGCTGGCCAACACGGCGGTGGCGGAGATCTGTGAGCTCGTGGACAGCGGATATTCAGTGTTGCAGCTGGAGATCTCGCGGAGCCGCAAAGAGAACGAGGTGCTGCGGAGGAAGCTCCGGCTCATGGAGCTCCGAGTCGCCCGCGCGACCGCGCTGCGAGCCGCGACCACAGCCAGCGGCGCCGCGCTGCTAACCGCGAGCGGCCGGGCTCGAGCTCAGCTGGCCGTTCATCACCCGGGCAACGAGGCGAAGAGGAGCCGCACACCTGGGG GTGAGGTGGTGCTGTCCAGAGGGCCTCCCCAGGAGCAGCCCCCAGACTCTGGACTGGACACCACACAGCTGAGG CCTTCGGCCGCTGATTCAGCCCACCTGACGACCACAGTGATTAAAGTGGAGGACGAGGATGAGTCCTGGTCCCAGTCTGAGCAGGACA GTTTCTGTCGCGTCGTTGAAGGACAGACAACGGAGATAGAGGCTTCGCAGCCGCTGACAAAACAGGAAGCAGCAGATGAAGGCAGTGGCTCGTCTCGGTCCTGGATGAGCAGCGAAGTCAGTTCCACTTCCATGTCTGTCCAAAACACGCTGAACGCCAGCCAGAGGTCAGACACCAGCAGTTACGATTGTCTGATGTTTGAGCCGCAGCTGCGACATGGCTCTCGCCCTACCCACAATCCTCTGAGTGAGGATCCAAGCTGCTCCTATGCACTGAACACAAGCGTGAGCGTGACAGCTGattcaggcagcagcagcaccagcttCCCTTTCACCATCAGTGAGGCGAGTCTGTCTGTGGCAGAGCATCAGCGGCCTGCAGCGTTCCCAGACAACCAGCAGAGGGGGCCATTAGGTGCAGAGGAGCCACCGCTCCCTCCAAGGAAAGAGGcgacagaaagacaaaatgctTTCATCAGAAGGGACGGGTGGAGGCATCAGGGTGGAGTGAGCAGAGCTGCCACCCACAGCGGAGAGAACAGTGGAGAGAAGGCCTTTGTTTGTAACTGCTGCGGTAAAACTCTGGCGTGTCTGAAGAACCTGAAGACCCACATGAGGGTCCACACAGGGGAGAAACCGTTCGTCTGCGCGCTCTGCAGCAAACGCTTCTCTGACTCCAGCAACCTGAAACGCCACCAGAGCGTTCACACCGGAGAGAAACGCTACGGCTGCGTCCACTGCGGCAAACGCTTCGCCCAGTCGGGATCCCTCAAGGTCCACATGACCGTGCACACAGACTGTAAACAGTTCAGGTGTTCATACTGCGGAAAGACGTTCATATCAGGCAGCCACCTGCGCCGACACATCACCGTGCACGGCGGACAGAAACACTTTGCATCCACACCACCGTGA